From Mytilus trossulus isolate FHL-02 unplaced genomic scaffold, PNRI_Mtr1.1.1.hap1 h1tg000103l__unscaffolded, whole genome shotgun sequence, one genomic window encodes:
- the LOC134699904 gene encoding YTH domain-containing protein 1-like, with protein MDDTLRSSPLDLSDCSSTPTDSLTLQHSVRFLMSTVILLQGQIDDVGDVFTAKIEKDVNILNKESFSDHLTRDNKKRLKHLENVLQNAVISSTESLAKMRTALKEIQIIYSNITEPMMMKTQHKELKVQDKQKIKIPVSPTSERGQQKKCCSNSADLLQRHKNTHKQHQTPNHSSSDKLVHYSNLNAPDITTKAARFFVMITRIEDSINESVHTSLWSSTPNENRRLDKAFKERDGKGSIFLFFRVIGSDQFCGMARMLTSINHDIDINGWKNDRCRGHFHVEWIYLKNIPNRYFEHIHLENNRNMPLTYSLETQEIPYIKGNLAFKIMQNFRLYEPS; from the exons ATGGATGATACATTGCGCTCTTCACCTCTGGATTTGAGTGATTGCAGCAGCACTCCAACAGACTCTTTAACCTTACAACACAGCGTTCGCTTTTTAATGTCGACAGTGATATTACTACAAGGACAAATTGATGATGTTGGTGACGTTTTTACAGCGAAGATAGAAAAGGACGTCAATATTCTTAACAAAGAAAGCTTTTCTGATCACCTTACAAGGGATAACAAGAAACGTTTGAAGCACCTCGAAAACGTATTGCAAAACGCAGTTATTTCATCAACAGAAAGCCTTGCAAAAATGAGAACAgcattaaaagaaatacaaataatatatagCAACATAACTGAACCAATGATGATGAAAACCCAACACAAAG AGTTAAAGGTTCAAGATAAACAAAAG ATAAAAATACCAGTTTCTCCAACAAGCGAAAGAGGCCAACAAAAGAAATGCTGTTCCAACTCAGCCGATCTTTTACAGCGTCATAAAAATACACACAAACAACACCAGACGCCGAACCACAGTTCTTCCGATAAGTTAGTTCATTATTCAAATCTGAATGCTCCGGATATCACCACTAAAGCTGCAAGATTTTTCGTTATGATTACCCGAATAGAAGATAGTATTAACGAATCGGTCCACACGAGCTTATGGAGTAGTACGCCAAATGAAAACAGAAGGCTAGATAAAGCATTCAAGGAAAGAGATGGCAAAGGAtccatttttttgttctttaggGTGATTGGCAGTGATCAATTTTGTGGAATGGCTCGTATGCTCACGTCTATTAACCACGACATTGACATTAATGGCTGGAAGAATGATCGATGCAGGGGACATTTTCATGTGGAAtggatatatttgaaaaatatcccAAATAGATATTTTGAGCATATACACTtagaaaataacagaaatatgcCATTAACATATTCCTTAGAAACCCAAGAGATCCCATATATCAAAGGAAATCTTGcatttaaaataatgcaaaatttTCGACTATATGAACCTTCTTAG